In Niveispirillum cyanobacteriorum, the following proteins share a genomic window:
- a CDS encoding aminotransferase class I/II-fold pyridoxal phosphate-dependent enzyme, which translates to MMFDAASSLQAPSRNEMMSALPEYPFPRLAALLSDVTPLANVAPSILTIGEPQNNPPSLLTDMLAASAPAAWAKYPPTAGTPEFRAAAAGWLSRRFNLPDGFVPADKAVLPVCGTREALYQLPQLVVPKTKAGGRPVVLIPNPFYAVYLGAALMAGAEPVMLDGTKETGFLPDLDSVSEEVWERTALFYLCTPANPQGAVASLDYLKRALTLARRHGFTLVMDECYGELWHNVAPAGGMDAARELGGENPLSNLICFHSLSKRSSAAGLRSGFMAGDPALIAGFTRLRAYSLAGMPLPVLAASAALWSDDAHVAINRAYYRANVDVAEAILAGKLGYYRPDAGFFLWLDVTGVAANGEEATKRLWREGAIKVLPGAYLTQPHEDGYNPGDRYIRVALVHDADNVARSMERLARILS; encoded by the coding sequence ATGATGTTCGACGCCGCCAGTTCCCTTCAGGCGCCCAGCCGTAACGAGATGATGTCGGCGCTGCCGGAATATCCGTTTCCCCGGCTGGCGGCTTTGCTGTCCGATGTCACGCCGCTGGCCAATGTCGCGCCCAGCATCCTGACCATCGGGGAACCGCAGAACAATCCGCCCTCCCTGCTGACCGACATGCTGGCGGCATCCGCCCCCGCCGCCTGGGCCAAGTATCCGCCGACTGCCGGCACGCCGGAATTCCGGGCCGCCGCCGCCGGCTGGCTGTCGCGTCGCTTCAACCTGCCCGACGGTTTCGTCCCCGCCGACAAGGCCGTGCTGCCTGTCTGTGGCACGCGCGAGGCGCTGTATCAGTTGCCGCAACTGGTGGTGCCCAAGACCAAGGCCGGCGGGCGGCCCGTTGTTCTGATCCCCAATCCCTTCTACGCCGTCTATCTGGGTGCTGCCCTGATGGCGGGGGCCGAACCGGTGATGCTGGACGGCACGAAGGAGACGGGCTTCCTGCCCGATCTGGACAGCGTGTCGGAAGAGGTCTGGGAACGTACCGCCCTGTTCTATCTTTGCACGCCGGCCAACCCGCAAGGGGCCGTCGCCAGCCTGGACTATCTGAAGCGTGCCCTGACCCTGGCCCGCCGCCATGGTTTCACCCTGGTCATGGATGAATGCTATGGCGAGCTTTGGCACAATGTGGCACCGGCGGGCGGCATGGATGCGGCCCGCGAACTGGGCGGGGAAAACCCGCTGTCCAACCTGATCTGTTTTCATTCGCTTTCGAAACGATCCAGCGCAGCCGGGCTTCGTTCCGGCTTCATGGCGGGTGATCCCGCGCTCATCGCCGGTTTCACGCGCCTGCGGGCCTATTCGCTGGCGGGCATGCCACTGCCGGTGCTGGCCGCGTCTGCCGCCCTTTGGTCCGACGATGCGCATGTGGCGATCAACCGCGCCTATTACCGCGCCAATGTCGATGTGGCGGAGGCAATCCTGGCGGGCAAGCTGGGCTATTACCGCCCCGATGCTGGCTTCTTTCTATGGCTGGACGTCACGGGTGTGGCCGCAAATGGGGAAGAGGCAACGAAGCGCCTGTGGCGCGAAGGCGCCATCAAGGTGCTGCCCGGCGCCTACCTGACCCAGCCGCATGAAGATGGCTACAATCCGGGCGACCGTTATATCCGCGTCGCCCTTGTTCATGATGCTGACAATGTGGCCCGGTCGATGGAACGGCTGGCCCGCATTCTGTCCTGA